TTGCAGATGTTTCTGCTTAACCCCCGTCGCCCGTGAGCCCAACATTTGCTGCATTGGCAGATGGCACTGTCAAACACCCGGAACTTTATTACAGAAGCACGAGATGCCGAGATCCAAAGACAGATGGCGGATGTGTTCCCGGAGACCTTGGCTGGGACGCTGGGTCGCCTCCATAACCGTGAAAACCAGCATTACCAAGGGTGGAGATACAGGGAGAGAGATAACGGAAGGCTTCCCCTTGTCTTTGGCCGGGAAACGGTGCAGAGCTGCAGACATGCAGTTAATACTGCAGCTCGCTTTATTATGGATCTGGTGTTCGTGGCTTGTCGCGCCTCTGCGGAGTACTCCGCTACAGTACTATTAGAGCCTGCCATTCATTCTGGCCTGGTTTCTTCTTCTGGCCCGTGTGGCCTGCGTCAGCCATCTCCCTGCACCGTTTCAACAGTCTATATGTAAGTGTAGCATGAGATGGTCGAAGTAGATAAGACGTCCATGGGCTCCCTGCGCAGATTAAAGACTTAAAGTAGCCTTTCTTCTGTTAGCCGGGGGTTCTGATTTTAGCTCCGTACAGCGTGATCGCTTCATTTCTTGCATTACAGTAATGAACTTTACTCACAGCATTAGTACTACTTCAAGATGTCACCCGCATGTTATGGGCACGGGTATTGGCTTCCCATACCTGTACCCGTCGTTCATAACCTGACCCGTTACCGGGTAATAACTTATGCCCATACCCGTACCCGCCAGGGTAAACGGGTATCATGGATAAAAATACCCGTATAGTTTTTTGATCGCATGGTTATAAATAGCACTATATTTGACATAAACGACAACGCATTTgctaacaacaacaacaacaatttctCATACGACAGCAACATATGGCGCACAAAAAACAGCAGTATATCAGCTAAAAAACAGCAGCATTTGAAGCATATGACACATATAGTGAGAGAAGAGATCGACAGAAACGGGAAGCATAGGAAGTTAGGGTTTTCGTGGCTAGGGGCCGGCAGGCCGAGGCGGGCATGTGGCCCATCAATTTACTGCGTCTAGCAAGGCCCAACTAAGGattcactaaaaaaaaaacaaggctACTAAGTATACATAGACTATAAAGAACCCACTTATCAACTCATCTTACACGGGTACATGGGTACACGGGTATGGGTACTAATTCCCCATACCCATACCTGTCGTACCCGCCGGGTACAACTTTTTCTCCATGTACGTGCCCACGGGTAAAAATTTTGCCCATACCCGTACCCTAATGGGTATTTACCTGCGGGTAAACGGGTAATAGGTATCCATTGCCATCTGGAGTACTATTGGTGGGCACTGGCTTGCTACTTGCACGGTGGCAGAGTCCAAAGGCTTCATTcctcctttcaaaaaaaaaagaagcttcATTCCAAGAGATGCTTCCGCGCGCGCCGGAGCAATACAGGTCCTGATGCTTCAGAAAATCAGCTGTGTATCGTCATTTCGTGGTTAAACTCCAACTACTGTCTTTTCTACATCAGAAGTTGGTGGGAGTGGGATGCATGCAAGAGTGTAGGTACACcggcatgcatggatggaacGAGTAATCTCACTATTGTTTATGAAAAACATTTTAGACACTTCGCAATGCAGAGAGGATGCTAATTTCGTGAGTTCAGCCTTCAGAAGGACATGTGGATGTGGGCACCATGTCATAATCAAGGTACCTAAAAAAGCGCATCACCAGGTCCAGAAAATGGTAATGTGATTAATGTGGATGCACTGTTCCCTATCCATTTTATTCTCAATAGACTAGGCAAAGGCATTACTGCTCTTGGCTCTGTATCAGAAACAAGAGCTGCACCTACATATACAAGGCAATCTGCTCATACTCTTCCTAGCTGTTCCTTCTCTCGTGCACTGTGGACGTGCACGTCGCTAGTATTATTGGACATCGGTGTACTTTACTCCACATTCATTTCCTTATCCTTGCGTGACCTCGACCATGTTCAGGTCCAGCCCCCGCCTATGCTGCTATATATGCACCCCTGCGTCATGATCGAGATCCGCCAGCCTTCGCTTCTGCAGTGCAACTGTGCCCTTTTTGCTTACTGAATTCTGCATTGCATAATCCATGGAAAGCTGTGCGATTCATCGACTCAATTATGTAGCAATATGCATCTACGGAGAAGCTTAAAGAGAGGTATGCAAGCATTTTCGGCTTGCACATCGCAAAGCAGGTTGTTTCTTCAATACACACCTGTCATAATGTTCATCGATGTCAGtcctgcacgcacgcacgcaggcATCGATGAAGGGCAACGAAATAAATTGGTGCCTGCCTGTGTGGCTGTATCTTGAGAAAGACGAAGACACCAGAACGCCTAGTACGTAAAagtggtactactactacacGATGTAGACTTCAACATGCTCGATGAAGTTTTAATTCTGCACTGCTACGACTTTGTTGTCGTGCGCTgcctgtgcatgcatgccgccatGTACTATTTGGTCTTGACGGCACACAGGACTGATCATGCTCTCATTAGTGAATATCTGCATGAATGCACGCAGGGCGGTCTCCAACAACTCTAATAATTCTCGATCTATTTTCTTTCATGGACACTAAGCTGCAATGGAACCGCACCGTGATCCCAATCGGCATAAGCTCGATCGACGATCGATCCATCCCTCTAGTACAAGTGTACAACCATGCACACAAAGTAACAAAAAGTTGATCAAGGGAAAGAGTGGGTCAGATTTTAATGCATGCAAACACCAAGACCAGAGTTATGGACGGGGGCGCTTGGATTCTACTAATTCCCTCCGGCCCCCGGACTTAGCATGCCAGAGATTTATCCGATCGCTCGTCCAATAATTTCTTCGCGCCGATCTCGTGCATGTGCATTGGATCCACCAAAACTAAAGCGGCCAGGACCGATCCGTCAGTGGAAAGAAAGGGAAAACTCAAAAGAAACAACCGGCCAAAGCACCCCATCAAATCAGATCGAACGACGGAACGAGGCACTGCGCGCGCCCGCCGGCTAGTTTCCAAAAGCTGCAATCCGGGTCCCTCTCATGGCAAGGCATCTTTCATAATCCTTCCGCGGCATCGCAAACAAATTTTAAGGCCATCGACGACCGCTTGACCCAAACCCGTCGGCCAAACCACAGCAGAAGAAGCTCGACCCGGGCCCGGGCCACAGCTAGTGCTAATAGAGTAGCCACTGCTCGATCTCCTCGGCAGTTGAGTGCACTTATTGTGCGACAGAAGcggtgcatgcttgcttgatGACGCTCACTGCAGCGCGCTGccgagaaaaaataaataggagTACAGTACTTTCTCTCTCTGTACAAGTGTGCTGTACCGCTGTTGCTGCCGCTGAATATAGAGTTGATCGAGTATTTTTGCTTTCTGACAGCTGGAGTCGGATGGATCGAGTAAATAGAGCCGAAGGTAGCCGGTAGGTAAAAACCGGCGTGGCAATGGGCCGGGGTAAATAAAAAGCTGCCGCGAGGTACACGGGTGGGTGGTGGGCTGCTCCTGTCTTGAACACGAACCGCAAAGCCCGCGACGTGACATACATAGCAGTGAGCCAGCGACGCGCTGTGTGCGCAGTACGTTGAAGGAGAGACGACCGAGaagagcggaggaggaggaggaggaggatgggcgCTTGGTACTAGGATGTTCCATTCCCGTTCCACACGCTTCGATCATGGCAGCATGATGACGACGATCTCCTCCCTCTTTTCCTACCCCCTCTAGTAAAACCTGTGGGGGCCAAACCGCTCTACCTGTACCACCAGGCAGCTAGCAGGCAAGAGTGCATGCACTCCGCTGTAGTGATATAAAGCTGCTGACTTCTTGCGCGCAGCAGCTGCGGCCGGCCGGAGTACATTACATTACAAAGCCGGCTAGTTGTGTCGCTTCCTACTTAGTTTGTGATCAGAGCGCGCGCGAGGGAGCGAAGAGAGAGCCTTGCCCGGCCTCGGAGGAAGTTAATGGAGGCGATGgcaggaggagaagggaggaAGCTGCAGGTTGGCAGGGTGCTGGAGGCGGCCAGCCCGGAgagaggccggccggcgtcggcggtgacgacggcgaggtcggcgccggcgaggccgatGCGGCGGGTGCAGATCATCTACTACCTCTGCAGGAACGGCCAGCTCGAGCACCCGCACTTCATGGAGCTGGCGCAGCACCCTCACCAGCCCCTTCGCCTCAAAGGTACAACTTCTACTTGCTTACACACATCCTATATGCATTTCAAGTGTTTCAGAAACTTATTTGCCATTGTGTATGGATGCATCTGAATGCATGCGCGGTCTTTTGTTTCAAACAAGTGTAATGTGCTAGAGCTAGTCACCGATTGCTGCTGTGCCAttgtttcttctccttttgcaTGGTGTGAAGATGTGATGGACAGGCTCACGTTGCTGAGGGGCAAAGGCATGCCGGCTCTCTTCTCATGGTCCTGCAAGAGGTAGGTGCTGCTTGGACTTTGGTTGGTCTCGTTCACATCGTTCACACTGCTCTCTTCCCGGGTAAATTAATTACTTCTAGGACAGTGCTGCAACTTACACATGGTTTTTGCattgttttgtgtttttttctgtACATATATGAAAGGAACTACAAGAATGGTTACGTGTGGAACGACCTCTCGGAGAGCGATGTGATCTACCCGTCGGACGGCGTGGAGTACGTCCTCAAGGGCTCTGAGATCTTCCCCGGCTGTTCTTCCGGTAATGACCATTATCAGTTCGTTTATTTATCACCCTGCACGGCCTTCTCTTGGTGACGTTGTTTCTTGTCTACCTCTTGTCACCTTACTACTCCTATGGCTTGCATGATGCATGTCAAGCAAGGActcatttttttcctccagAAAAACAAGATGTCTTGTCGATTGATGAAAACGAGCTCCTTTActgctttctctctcttctcatTGTCAACTCGTTTTCAAATCAATGGTCCAAGGGAGGCTGGTACTACTAAAACAAAGTACGGCTTTCTTACAACCTGCACGTTCCCTTCCTGCACCCGCATTGGAAGTCGCGAAGACTTTATTAGCCCACAGCTCAGCGCTGCTACAACTCCATTTTTCTCTCCCTGATGTTAAATGCACGCTGAGTCGCTGACACCAGAAGTCTATCATgcatgcttgcattgcatgcgtcatttttttcttctgaaatctGAATTTACATTTAGTGCAGcagtcaaaagaaaaactgagcAAGTACAACAGTACTAGCTGTTTAACTGACgaactgtttttttcttctgaaaccAGCGTTGGTCGAATTTCGTTTTTTTTCccgagaaaacgcaaaagaTTCATGTCTCGAATTTCGTCTCCTTTTCCCCCTGGTCTTAAATGCATGACACCGGAAGTCTATCATGAATACTTGGATGCATCATACAGTATTTTCTGAAATCTGAATTTATTTTCGAGCTGAACAAGTACTAGCTGTTTAACtgatgaactttttttttttctgaaaaccAGTGGATCGATTACAGCACCTCCGGCTAACCGACAGGTCTCCGGCGAAGACGCTCGCTCTCCCGCACAGCCACAAGCAGTACGTGGAAAGATACCGGGATGACGCCGTAGAATACCCCGAGGACGACGAGCCGGCGGGGTACCAGCCGTACCACCGAcgagccgccggcgccgcagctCGGCTCGCCCGGCCCGACACCAAGCCGGGCGGCGTCTCGGCGCGCACGACCAACCGTTGCCACCCCGTGGAGCTGCCCGTGGAGGagacctcgccgccgtcctcgaccTCGTCGGACAAGCCGCCGGCAGCGGCTCCTGCTAGGCAGCAGGCGAGCCTCTGCGAGGAGccaaaccggaccggctcgatgctgctgcagctcatCGCGTGCGGCTCGGCGACCGCGGGCTCGGCGGCCAAGTGCGGCCGGGCCGAGCCGAGGCGGAGCTGCGGCCTCGTGAGCCGGCTCTCGTCCCGCGCCGGCGCggacgatgacgaggaggaggaagaggaggacgccggcggcgagctgaGCCGGCGGTTCGGCCACATGCGTGTGGAGGAGAAGGAGTACTTCAGCGGCAGCATTGTCGAGAGTGGCGGCAGGGGCACCCCTCTGCCTGCCTCGTCGCTCAAACGCTCCAACTCGTACAACGAAGAGAGGTAATTAGCTGATCCAAAGCATATCTCCTTCGTTTATCCGGCAGGGATCTTCGTGTTTGAAGTACCACTTCTGTAGTTGCAGGGCTTCATATTTCTGCTGGATGAAATTGTCGATTGCACATGGGCTGTCTTAATCCCGGTTTGTCATGTCATGTCTAGGAATATGTGTCCCTGATTATAATTAGGTCATGTCATGTAGACGTAATAAGCCCACGaagtttggtctttggtcacGGTAGGACACACAGGCACAGGTCGAGGTCAGAAAGTGAGCTTGCATGTCCTTATGTCctgaaaaataatgaaaacGAAAGGAAACATTGCATGCATGTCGTCGTTTATACGAAGCTAGCCAAAGGCCAAAGCCAAACGTTGCATGATCCAGTGTACATGTTCATGTTCCTAGTTCTACCATATCGGCGCGCAGCGCAAGCAGCCAAGCATTATTGCCGGGGAAGTACCGAATGTGTAGCAGTGTACCAGTACAGTACCATTCTACCATGTGCCACGGATTCCCGTTGGGCTTTGGCTGCAATGTGCAGTGTGTTCTGTCACTGTGCATTATGCACGGGACTCCGGGAGCTCTCCTCGATTGCTAAGCTGGATCGAGTTGCTGTATGTACATACGGGCCTACTAAGCTACATAGAGGAATTCACTGTGTGTGTCCTGCACATATTCGAGTGAGCAGTGCAGAATATTGCATCGTTGACATACGCTTAATTTGATCGATGGTGACTAATATTGTTTGGCTTGATCTCTCCAGGGGCTCGAGGATTGGCGGTGGAGCGATTGGCGAGGAAACAATGGATGAGCGCATGGGAGGGGAGGATGCGATCAGGGGAAGGTGCATTCCGGGCAGGAAGAGGCAGGCGCCACAGCAACATAAATAGGCGCCTTGTTTGTCCAGATACTCATTAATCTGTACGAATCGACGTCTGGTTCTGCTAGCTGGTACTAGTAGTGTTTAGCATCGATCTTTGTATGTTTGTTATGGTCGTCATGGGGCCTAGTATCTAGAGCTTAGCAGTAGTTCGATGTTGGATTCATTTCGTTCAGCAGGCTTAGCACTTGATTTTGGACCATAGCTAGCTGTTACTACTACGGATAGTTAGTTAGGACTCTATGGACATGGACTGGTACTCTAGCCGCTCTCGTTCATTGATCGATCCTGCCCAACGtgtatgttcttttttcttctgacGCCGAGGTTATGCGCGGGCTCACCTGCTTTTAACCGGTTCGGGCGTGGACAGAACAGCGCGTATGTTTTTTCCTCTGACGCTGCGGTCATGGCTCACCTACTTTCCGGTTCGAGCGTGGGCACCGGGCAGAACAAGCTACGCATTCCACTGCCACGGACCACGGTAGCAGGCTAAGCTTAGATCTACTGTGGCGTGCTTCGATGCGCCGTGCTGCGAACATGCACGGTTTGCTCTCCCCTCAGCGGGGGAGCCCGGCGAGAAAATTGTACATTTCACCGTCGTTGCGCGAAACACTATTTTTTCGAATTTTTTGCAGATTTCATCACATATTGGTCTAATTACTTGCAGATAGGTCCTAATAACGTGTTAAACGAGCTAACCACGTTTCCGACCTATGGGCCCCGCATGTTAGTGCTAACGTGTACCGAGCCCTTTGTCACGGTGGACCGGGTCGGTTTGGAGCCAACTGGTTAAAAAGAAATCACGTCTGATTAGATTCCAAAATATGTTAAATTGGATCCGGTCGGGTCTGTCTCCACCGAATCGGGCATGATTTCATTTTAATCAGTTGGCTCAAACCCGACCCGGTCCACTGTGGTAAGGGGCTCGGTCCACATTGGcactgacatgcagggccaaCAGGTCAAAACATGGTTAGCTCGTCTAACACACTATTAAGACCTATCTGCAACTCATTACACCAATATGTGGTGAAATCTGCAAAAAATTCGTA
This is a stretch of genomic DNA from Brachypodium distachyon strain Bd21 chromosome 1, Brachypodium_distachyon_v3.0, whole genome shotgun sequence. It encodes these proteins:
- the LOC100843599 gene encoding protein UPSTREAM OF FLC, encoding MEAMAGGEGRKLQVGRVLEAASPERGRPASAVTTARSAPARPMRRVQIIYYLCRNGQLEHPHFMELAQHPHQPLRLKDVMDRLTLLRGKGMPALFSWSCKRNYKNGYVWNDLSESDVIYPSDGVEYVLKGSEIFPGCSSVDRLQHLRLTDRSPAKTLALPHSHKQYVERYRDDAVEYPEDDEPAGYQPYHRRAAGAAARLARPDTKPGGVSARTTNRCHPVELPVEETSPPSSTSSDKPPAAAPARQQASLCEEPNRTGSMLLQLIACGSATAGSAAKCGRAEPRRSCGLVSRLSSRAGADDDEEEEEEDAGGELSRRFGHMRVEEKEYFSGSIVESGGRGTPLPASSLKRSNSYNEERGSRIGGGAIGEETMDERMGGEDAIRGRCIPGRKRQAPQQHK